In Pseudomonas alcaliphila JAB1, a single window of DNA contains:
- a CDS encoding CaiB/BaiF CoA-transferase family protein, with protein MSGPLSSLKILDFSTLLPGPFASLLLADMGAEVLRVESPTRMDLVRVLPPHDGGTSTSHAYLNRNKRSIALDLKRPEAVEVVKQLVSEYDIVLEQFRPGVMDKLGVGYEALKSINPRLIYVSITGYGQSGPYRDRAGHDINYLALAGIASYTGRRDSGPLPLGVQLADLAGGSLHGVIGLLAAVVQRQATGVGQQVDVSMTDCAFSLHGMAGAGYLGAGVEPGMENQALNGGSFYDYYRTRDGRWFSVGSLEPQFMQQFCAAIGRPELAARGLSQRPEDQSALKREIEIEFEKRDFAQWCEVFAELDACVEPMLPLSEAVQHPQIKSRGLVVEVPREGLPAQSQLACPLKFSEGLPPPRHVGAAVGAHTAEVLTELGYDAEQIAALRRAGALG; from the coding sequence ATGTCCGGCCCACTGTCTTCGCTGAAAATTCTCGACTTCTCCACCCTGCTGCCGGGGCCGTTCGCCTCGCTGCTGCTCGCCGACATGGGCGCCGAGGTGCTGCGGGTAGAGTCGCCCACGCGTATGGATCTGGTGCGCGTGCTGCCGCCGCACGATGGCGGAACCTCCACCAGTCACGCCTACCTCAACCGCAACAAACGCAGCATCGCCCTCGATCTCAAGCGGCCCGAAGCGGTGGAGGTGGTCAAGCAGCTGGTCAGCGAGTACGACATCGTGCTCGAGCAGTTTCGACCCGGTGTGATGGACAAGCTGGGCGTCGGTTACGAGGCACTCAAGTCGATCAATCCACGGCTGATCTACGTGTCGATCACCGGTTACGGCCAGAGTGGGCCTTATCGTGATCGCGCCGGGCACGACATCAACTACTTGGCGCTGGCCGGTATCGCCAGCTACACCGGGCGTCGCGACAGCGGCCCGTTGCCGCTCGGCGTACAGTTGGCCGACCTGGCGGGCGGCTCGCTGCATGGCGTGATCGGCCTGCTCGCAGCTGTGGTGCAGCGCCAGGCAACCGGCGTGGGGCAGCAGGTCGACGTGAGCATGACCGACTGCGCGTTCAGCCTACATGGCATGGCGGGCGCTGGTTACCTCGGTGCCGGCGTTGAGCCTGGCATGGAAAACCAGGCGCTCAATGGCGGCAGCTTCTACGACTACTACCGCACGCGCGACGGTCGCTGGTTCTCTGTCGGCAGCCTGGAACCACAGTTCATGCAGCAGTTCTGCGCCGCCATTGGCCGCCCCGAACTGGCAGCACGCGGCCTGTCGCAGAGGCCCGAGGATCAAAGCGCGCTCAAGCGCGAGATCGAGATCGAGTTCGAGAAGCGTGATTTTGCGCAATGGTGCGAAGTCTTCGCTGAGCTTGATGCCTGCGTCGAACCCATGTTGCCGCTGTCCGAAGCGGTGCAGCATCCGCAGATCAAGTCTCGCGGGCTGGTCGTCGAGGTGCCGCGTGAGGGGCTGCCTGCGCAGTCGCAACTGGCTTGCCCGCTGAAGTTCTCCGAAGGGCTGCCGCCACCACGGCACGTCGGGGCGGCAGTTGGCGCGCATACCGCCGAAGTATTGACAGAGCTGGGTTATGACGCCGAACAGATCGCGGCGTTGAGGAGGGCTGGGGCGCTGGGTTGA
- a CDS encoding acyl-CoA dehydrogenase family protein: protein MQRNHFDTEHNLFRDAFAAFLDKEVVPHQEAWEEAGVVDRSVWRKAGEMGFLLPWADEEYGGAGLKDFRYEQIMCEELARINEPGFMIPLHSALCGPYIAEYGNAEQKARLLPGIISGETILAVAMTEPSAGSDLAGMRTTAVDKGDHWLLNGSKVFISNGYLADVVIVAAKTDPANKHAMGLFLVERGMPGFERGKKLKKLGMHSQDTAELFFNDVKVPKDNLLGDAKGGFFYLMNMLAQERLTNACGAVAGAEAALQTTIEYVKERQAFGRPVAHFQNTRFKLAEMRTQIDVAQVFTDRCVFDHNQKKLSAEVAAEAKLFTTELLCKVVDEGVQLHGGWGYMWEYPICKMYANARIQRIFAGTSEIMKEIISRGMKL from the coding sequence ATGCAACGCAACCATTTCGACACCGAGCACAACCTGTTCCGCGACGCCTTCGCTGCGTTTCTCGATAAAGAGGTGGTGCCGCATCAGGAGGCCTGGGAAGAGGCTGGGGTGGTGGATCGCAGCGTGTGGCGCAAGGCTGGCGAGATGGGTTTTCTGCTGCCCTGGGCGGACGAGGAGTACGGCGGCGCGGGGCTCAAGGATTTTCGCTACGAGCAGATCATGTGCGAGGAGCTGGCGCGCATCAACGAACCGGGGTTCATGATTCCGCTGCACTCGGCGCTGTGCGGCCCCTATATCGCCGAGTACGGTAATGCCGAGCAGAAGGCGCGGCTGCTGCCGGGCATCATCAGTGGTGAAACCATCCTGGCGGTGGCGATGACCGAGCCTTCCGCTGGCTCTGACCTGGCCGGCATGCGCACCACGGCGGTGGACAAGGGCGATCACTGGCTGCTCAACGGCTCCAAGGTGTTCATCTCCAATGGCTATCTGGCCGATGTGGTGATCGTCGCGGCCAAGACCGACCCGGCCAACAAGCACGCCATGGGCCTGTTTCTGGTGGAGCGCGGCATGCCCGGTTTCGAGCGCGGCAAGAAGCTGAAGAAACTCGGCATGCACAGCCAGGATACCGCCGAGCTGTTTTTCAATGACGTCAAGGTGCCCAAGGACAATCTGCTGGGCGATGCCAAGGGCGGCTTCTTCTATCTGATGAACATGCTCGCTCAGGAGCGTCTGACCAACGCCTGTGGCGCGGTGGCCGGCGCCGAGGCGGCATTGCAGACCACCATCGAGTACGTCAAGGAACGCCAGGCCTTCGGCCGTCCGGTGGCGCATTTCCAGAACACCCGCTTCAAGCTGGCTGAGATGCGTACACAGATCGACGTGGCCCAGGTGTTCACCGACCGCTGCGTGTTCGACCACAACCAGAAGAAGCTCAGTGCAGAGGTCGCCGCAGAGGCCAAACTGTTTACCACCGAGCTGCTCTGCAAGGTGGTCGACGAGGGGGTGCAGCTGCATGGCGGCTGGGGCTACATGTGGGAATACCCGATCTGCAAGATGTACGCGAACGCGCGCATCCAGCGCATCTTCGCCGGCACCTCGGAGATCATGAAGGAAATCATCAGTCGCGGCATGAAGCTGTAG
- a CDS encoding ATP-binding protein, with translation MRFGSLRLRLMLASAALAMLFMLLLMPVLQGVFLMALEQTVEKRLASDAAALISAARIHDGQLHMPDKMPDEEFDNLDSHLLGFIFDREGQMIWRSRSSIDELVRYLPRYDGRGHEFIRIRDDSGQEYFVYDVEVDLLRGDQTALSIVTMQPTREYQGLFNGFAWQLRLWLGIALLVLLGLLWFGLTWGFRSLRGLSDELDGVEAGTRQRLSDEHPRELLRLTNSLNRLLDSERRQRERYRDSLEDLAHSLKTPLSVLQGIGETLAAQHENREQAQLMQAQIERMSQQVGYQLQRASLRRSGLVRHREQVWPVLDGLCRSLDKVYRDKRVEATLEVPEHSQITMERGALMELLGNLLENAYRLCLHRVRVRLQPLAGGCLITIEDDGPGVPQQQRERVLQRGERLDAQNPGQGIGLAVVEDIVESYDGELSLEDSELGGACFRVRLYD, from the coding sequence ATGCGTTTCGGCTCGCTACGCCTGCGCCTGATGCTGGCCAGTGCCGCACTGGCAATGCTGTTCATGCTGTTGCTGATGCCCGTGCTGCAGGGCGTATTTCTCATGGCCCTGGAGCAGACCGTGGAGAAACGTCTGGCCTCCGATGCGGCTGCACTGATATCTGCTGCGCGCATCCATGACGGCCAGTTGCACATGCCGGACAAGATGCCTGACGAGGAATTCGACAACCTCGACTCGCACCTGCTGGGCTTCATCTTCGACCGTGAAGGCCAGATGATCTGGCGCTCACGCTCCTCCATCGACGAGTTGGTGCGCTACCTGCCGCGCTACGATGGTCGCGGTCACGAGTTCATCCGCATTCGCGACGACAGCGGCCAGGAATACTTCGTATACGACGTGGAAGTGGATTTGCTGCGCGGCGACCAGACTGCGCTGAGCATCGTGACCATGCAGCCGACGCGCGAATACCAAGGGCTGTTCAACGGCTTTGCCTGGCAGCTGCGACTGTGGCTGGGCATCGCCCTGCTGGTATTGTTGGGTCTGCTCTGGTTTGGCCTGACCTGGGGCTTTCGCAGCCTGCGTGGTCTCAGCGACGAGCTCGATGGGGTGGAGGCCGGCACCCGCCAGCGCCTGAGTGACGAACACCCACGCGAACTGCTGCGCCTGACCAATTCCCTCAACCGCCTGCTCGACAGCGAGCGGCGTCAGCGCGAGCGTTATCGCGACTCACTGGAAGATCTTGCCCACAGCTTGAAAACACCACTCAGCGTGTTGCAAGGCATAGGTGAAACCCTTGCCGCTCAGCACGAGAATCGCGAGCAGGCGCAACTGATGCAGGCGCAAATCGAACGCATGAGTCAGCAGGTTGGCTATCAATTGCAGCGCGCCAGCCTGCGCCGCAGTGGCCTGGTACGCCATCGCGAGCAGGTCTGGCCGGTGCTCGACGGTTTGTGCCGCTCGCTGGACAAGGTCTACCGCGACAAACGTGTCGAAGCGACGCTGGAAGTGCCCGAGCACAGTCAGATCACCATGGAACGTGGCGCGCTGATGGAGCTGCTCGGCAACCTGCTGGAGAACGCTTACCGCCTCTGCCTGCATCGCGTACGCGTCAGGCTGCAACCCCTGGCTGGCGGCTGCCTGATCACCATCGAGGACGACGGCCCCGGTGTACCGCAGCAGCAGCGTGAGCGGGTGCTACAGCGCGGTGAGCGTCTGGATGCGCAGAACCCGGGGCAGGGCATCGGCCTGGCGGTGGTGGAAGATATCGTCGAAAGCTACGACGGTGAATTGAGTCTGGAAGATTCCGAATTGGGTGGCGCCTGTTTCAGGGTGCGGTTGTACGACTGA
- a CDS encoding Yip1 family protein: MIHHVWGLFTHPDQEWQEIRGEEESISHMYLTHVLILAAIPAISAYIGTTQVGWAIGDRAPVMLTEGSAMVMTIMSYLAMLAGVAVMGAFIHWMARTYDANPSLTQCVVFAAYTATPLFIGGLAALYPHLWLGMVVGTVAICYTVYLLYVGIPTFMNIPEDEGFMFSSSVLAVGLVVLVAMIASSVILWGMGIGPVYTS, translated from the coding sequence ATGATCCACCACGTTTGGGGGCTCTTCACCCATCCCGATCAAGAATGGCAAGAAATCCGTGGCGAGGAAGAATCCATCAGCCACATGTACCTGACCCATGTGCTGATTCTTGCGGCAATTCCCGCTATTTCAGCCTACATCGGCACCACCCAGGTTGGCTGGGCGATTGGTGACCGAGCTCCGGTAATGCTCACCGAAGGCAGTGCGATGGTGATGACCATCATGTCCTACCTGGCGATGCTCGCTGGCGTAGCCGTAATGGGCGCCTTCATCCACTGGATGGCACGTACCTACGACGCCAATCCCAGCCTGACCCAGTGCGTCGTATTCGCGGCCTACACCGCCACCCCGCTGTTCATCGGAGGTCTCGCAGCGCTCTATCCGCATCTGTGGCTGGGCATGGTCGTGGGCACGGTCGCGATCTGCTACACCGTTTATCTGCTCTATGTCGGCATACCGACCTTCATGAACATTCCTGAAGACGAAGGCTTCATGTTCTCCAGTTCCGTACTGGCGGTCGGCCTGGTCGTGCTGGTAGCGATGATCGCCAGCTCGGTCATTCTCTGGGGCATGGGCATCGGCCCGGTCTACACCAGCTGA
- a CDS encoding AraC family transcriptional regulator: MRERTIASHFVRAALRGADRHGLACDPILRQAGIQSAVLVEPRARIAPEQFALLMQLLWEALDDEYLGFGRQPSKRGTFAMMGHAIIHCRSLEKALSRGAMFYGLFPDAPGIRLQREGDWARLSVDDSTLWDPDHFLVESLLVIWHRLGSWLIGQRIRLEEATFAYPEPAHAAEYELLFPCSRRFAAGQTSLLFHARYLAMPLLQDERTLKQFLQHSPADLLARPDGGDSLISQIRRLLGRDCRTWPDLEQVAQHLHTSPQTLRRHLREEGTSFQELKDHLRRDLAIYHLGRDELAIQDIAEQLGFSEPSAFHRAFKKWTGLTPGAYRAQEG, translated from the coding sequence ATGCGCGAACGCACCATTGCCAGCCACTTCGTCCGCGCCGCCCTGCGCGGTGCGGACCGCCACGGCCTGGCCTGCGACCCGATACTGCGTCAGGCTGGTATTCAGAGCGCTGTGCTGGTCGAGCCGCGCGCGCGCATCGCCCCAGAGCAATTCGCCCTACTGATGCAACTGCTGTGGGAAGCGCTGGACGACGAATACCTGGGCTTCGGCCGCCAGCCGAGCAAACGCGGCACCTTCGCCATGATGGGTCACGCCATCATCCACTGCCGCAGCCTGGAAAAAGCCCTGAGCCGTGGAGCGATGTTCTACGGCCTGTTCCCCGACGCACCGGGCATCCGCCTGCAACGCGAAGGCGACTGGGCGCGCCTGAGCGTCGATGACAGCACGCTGTGGGACCCGGATCATTTTCTGGTCGAAAGCCTGCTGGTGATCTGGCATCGCCTCGGTAGCTGGCTGATCGGCCAACGCATTCGCCTGGAAGAAGCCACCTTCGCCTACCCCGAACCCGCGCATGCCGCTGAATACGAACTGCTGTTCCCCTGCAGCCGGCGCTTTGCCGCCGGACAAACCAGCCTGCTGTTCCACGCCCGCTACCTGGCCATGCCGCTGCTGCAGGACGAACGCACGCTCAAGCAATTCCTCCAGCACTCCCCCGCCGACCTGCTGGCCCGTCCCGACGGCGGCGACAGCCTGATCAGCCAGATCCGCCGCCTGCTCGGCCGCGACTGCCGCACCTGGCCGGACCTGGAACAGGTCGCCCAGCACCTGCACACCAGCCCACAAACCCTGCGCCGCCACCTGCGCGAAGAAGGCACCAGCTTCCAGGAACTCAAGGACCACCTGCGCCGCGACCTCGCCATCTACCACCTGGGCCGCGACGAACTGGCGATTCAGGACATCGCCGAACAACTCGGCTTCTCCGAACCCTCGGCCTTTCACCGCGCGTTCAAGAAATGGACGGGGCTGACACCGGGGGCGTATCGGGCGCAGGAGGGGTAA
- a CDS encoding Yip1 family protein yields MYANLYTLLTRPDRAWTAIRQDEERNSASYLPYLLLFSLLPAVCLFIGTHWVGWSLVDEERIRLEVASALQLSGLLYLATLVGVFIMGYFLRYMSRTFEARPTFNQCIGFIAYACTPFFLAGIAALYPTRWLAISVLLLACAHAAYLIYVGLPRFMRIDNQQGFLYASSMIGVGLLVIVTILVSMILFWTYTLEPEYQRTVQQDQSRGTQEQRMQAPGDE; encoded by the coding sequence ATGTATGCGAACCTCTATACCCTTCTCACCCGCCCGGATCGTGCCTGGACGGCCATTCGCCAGGACGAGGAACGCAACAGCGCCAGTTACCTGCCTTACCTGCTGCTTTTCAGCCTGTTGCCGGCAGTTTGCCTGTTCATCGGCACCCATTGGGTCGGCTGGAGCCTGGTAGACGAAGAGCGCATTCGCCTGGAGGTCGCAAGTGCCCTACAACTGAGCGGGCTGCTGTATCTGGCTACGCTGGTCGGCGTTTTCATCATGGGCTACTTCCTGCGCTACATGTCGCGCACCTTCGAGGCCAGGCCCACCTTCAACCAGTGCATCGGCTTCATCGCCTATGCCTGCACGCCCTTCTTCCTGGCCGGTATCGCCGCGCTCTACCCCACACGCTGGCTGGCAATCAGCGTGCTGCTGCTCGCCTGTGCCCATGCCGCCTACCTGATCTATGTCGGGCTGCCACGCTTCATGCGCATCGACAACCAGCAGGGTTTCCTCTACGCCTCCTCAATGATTGGCGTGGGGCTGCTGGTAATCGTCACCATTCTGGTCAGCATGATCCTGTTCTGGACCTACACCCTGGAGCCGGAGTATCAGCGCACGGTGCAGCAGGACCAGAGCCGCGGCACGCAGGAACAGCGAATGCAGGCGCCAGGGGACGAGTGA
- the ttcA gene encoding tRNA 2-thiocytidine(32) synthetase TtcA gives MGTLSVNQNKLQKRIRRLAGEAITDFNMIEDGDKVMVCLSGGKDSYTMLDVLLYLQKVAPIKFEIVAVNMDQKQPGFPEHVLPAYLESIGVAYHIIEKDTYSVVKEKIPEGKTTCSLCSRLRRGTLYTYADEIGATKMALGHHRDDILETFFLNMFYGGTLKAMPPKLLSDDGRNVVIRPLAYCAEADIEAYSQLKEFPIIPCNLCGSQENLQRQVVKEMLQEWERKSPGRVEIMFRALQNVHPSQLADRNLFDFKSLKIDDSATPRFLDVMSL, from the coding sequence ATGGGCACCCTTTCGGTCAACCAGAACAAACTGCAGAAGCGCATTCGCCGCCTGGCCGGCGAAGCCATCACCGACTTCAACATGATCGAGGATGGCGACAAGGTGATGGTCTGCCTGTCCGGCGGCAAGGACAGCTACACCATGCTCGACGTGCTGCTGTACCTGCAGAAGGTGGCGCCGATCAAGTTCGAGATCGTCGCGGTGAACATGGACCAGAAGCAGCCCGGCTTCCCCGAGCACGTGCTGCCGGCCTACCTGGAATCCATCGGCGTGGCGTACCACATCATCGAGAAGGACACTTATTCGGTGGTCAAGGAGAAGATCCCCGAGGGCAAGACCACCTGTTCGCTGTGCTCGCGTCTGCGTCGTGGCACCCTGTACACCTACGCCGACGAGATCGGCGCGACCAAGATGGCGCTGGGGCATCATCGCGACGACATCCTGGAAACCTTCTTCCTCAACATGTTCTACGGCGGCACGCTCAAGGCCATGCCGCCCAAGCTGCTGTCCGATGACGGCCGCAACGTGGTGATTCGTCCGCTGGCGTACTGCGCCGAGGCCGATATCGAGGCCTACAGCCAGCTCAAGGAGTTTCCGATCATCCCGTGCAACCTCTGTGGTTCGCAGGAGAACCTGCAGCGTCAGGTGGTCAAGGAGATGCTGCAGGAGTGGGAGCGCAAGAGCCCTGGCCGCGTCGAGATCATGTTCCGCGCGTTGCAGAACGTGCACCCCTCGCAGCTGGCCGACCGCAACCTGTTCGACTTCAAGAGCCTGAAGATCGACGACAGCGCCACGCCGCGCTTCCTCGACGTGATGAGCCTGTAA
- a CDS encoding amidohydrolase family protein, translated as MNLAIDAWAQPAGGQLRERMPEVARLFEKSGSAHLLDVRLGPEETIAQMDEAGFDKLMLAAWCRPEGWVFSNDEIAKFTRAFPERFVGVATVDLSKPMAAVRELERAVHELGCKALRIVPWLWKLPPNDRRYYPLYVKCIELDIPFCTQVGHTGPLLPSETGRPVPYLDEVALDFPELRIVAGHIGHPWTDEMIGVAWKHDNVFIDTSAYLPRYYPAQLLQYMQSYGAHKVLFGSNFPQLSLSRCMAQVKELGLATEVEAQFLYGNARRVFGL; from the coding sequence ATGAATCTTGCGATTGACGCATGGGCTCAGCCCGCCGGTGGCCAGCTGCGCGAGCGCATGCCGGAGGTGGCGCGGCTGTTCGAGAAGTCCGGCAGTGCGCACCTGCTGGATGTGCGACTCGGCCCCGAGGAGACCATTGCACAGATGGACGAGGCGGGCTTCGACAAGCTGATGCTGGCCGCCTGGTGTCGCCCCGAGGGCTGGGTGTTCAGCAACGATGAGATCGCCAAGTTTACCCGGGCCTTTCCCGAGCGCTTCGTCGGCGTGGCCACGGTCGATCTGAGTAAGCCGATGGCCGCCGTGCGCGAGCTGGAGCGGGCCGTGCACGAGCTGGGCTGCAAGGCACTGCGCATCGTGCCCTGGCTGTGGAAGTTGCCGCCGAACGACCGGCGCTACTACCCGCTGTACGTGAAGTGCATCGAGCTGGACATTCCCTTCTGCACTCAGGTTGGCCATACCGGCCCGCTGCTGCCGTCGGAAACCGGGCGACCGGTACCCTATCTGGACGAGGTGGCGTTGGACTTCCCGGAGCTGCGCATCGTCGCCGGGCATATTGGCCATCCCTGGACGGACGAGATGATCGGCGTGGCCTGGAAGCACGATAACGTCTTCATCGACACCTCGGCCTATCTGCCCCGTTATTACCCTGCACAGCTGCTGCAGTACATGCAGAGCTATGGCGCGCACAAGGTGCTGTTCGGCAGCAACTTCCCCCAACTGTCCCTGAGCCGCTGCATGGCCCAGGTCAAGGAACTCGGTCTGGCCACCGAGGTGGAGGCACAATTTCTGTACGGTAACGCCCGCCGGGTGTTCGGCCTGTAA
- a CDS encoding DNA-J related domain-containing protein gives MNDDLDPNLDLTEQVLQLLQAAPDGIAEYTLIQQLKDRHSGHVPNLPLADKLVLFRTHFLLFNALYRLRERLWQEQTHLLEISPLCIRLQPYQPGNAALSERDALRDYYLDMKNLEGTDERDVERLLTSFWTRMQGGEEKQAALELFELANERTLDLPRIKLRYRQMVSAHHPDRGGSTERLQSINLAMEILERYYR, from the coding sequence ATGAACGACGACCTCGACCCCAATCTGGACCTCACCGAGCAGGTACTGCAACTGCTGCAGGCAGCACCGGACGGCATTGCCGAATACACCCTGATCCAGCAATTGAAAGACCGCCACAGCGGCCATGTTCCCAATCTACCCCTGGCGGACAAGCTGGTGCTGTTTCGCACTCATTTTCTGCTGTTCAACGCGCTTTATCGCCTGCGTGAACGGCTATGGCAGGAGCAAACGCACCTGCTCGAGATCAGCCCGCTGTGCATCCGCCTGCAGCCCTATCAGCCAGGCAACGCGGCACTCAGTGAACGCGACGCACTGCGTGACTACTATCTGGACATGAAAAACCTGGAGGGCACCGACGAACGCGACGTCGAGCGTCTACTGACCAGCTTCTGGACACGCATGCAGGGCGGCGAAGAGAAGCAGGCTGCACTCGAGTTGTTCGAACTGGCCAACGAACGGACGCTCGATCTGCCACGAATCAAGCTGCGCTACCGACAAATGGTCAGCGCACATCATCCGGACCGAGGCGGCAGCACAGAGCGGTTGCAGTCGATAAACCTGGCCATGGAAATTCTTGAGCGCTATTACCGCTGA
- a CDS encoding SprT family zinc-dependent metalloprotease, with amino-acid sequence MPEQIHARVEACYQQAETFFKQRFARPEISFKLRGQKAGVAHLTENKLRFNLQLYRANQEDFLRQTVPHEVAHMVAHQLFGPRIQPHGEEWQLIMRGVYELPPHRCHSYEVERRKVSRFIYRCSCADGEFPFSAQRHALVAKGRRYYCRRCKVTLTFSGEQRQE; translated from the coding sequence ATGCCCGAACAGATTCACGCCCGCGTCGAAGCCTGCTACCAGCAGGCCGAAACCTTCTTCAAGCAACGCTTTGCCCGCCCCGAGATCAGCTTCAAGCTGCGCGGGCAGAAGGCCGGTGTCGCGCACCTGACGGAAAACAAGCTGCGCTTCAACCTGCAGCTGTACCGGGCCAACCAGGAAGACTTCCTGCGCCAGACGGTACCGCACGAAGTCGCCCACATGGTCGCCCATCAGCTGTTCGGCCCACGTATTCAGCCGCATGGCGAGGAATGGCAGTTGATCATGCGCGGCGTCTACGAGCTGCCGCCGCATCGCTGCCACAGCTACGAAGTCGAGCGGCGCAAGGTCAGTCGCTTCATCTATCGTTGTAGCTGCGCGGATGGCGAGTTCCCCTTCTCGGCCCAGCGTCACGCCCTGGTCGCCAAGGGCCGCCGCTACTACTGCCGGCGTTGCAAGGTGACGCTGACCTTCAGTGGTGAGCAGCGTCAGGAGTGA
- a CDS encoding AMP-binding protein, producing the protein MTEPLQLPLQRFNHWLDRQPDAVWLRQPVNGVWHDFTWRQVDEQARRLASALLALGCVPGERVALLAKNCAEWFISDLAIQHAGLVSVPLYPLQAPEQIAYVLEHAGCKVILVGKLDEPDKLATGIAAHITRIAMPYPTMPAEHQWQALLATHEPLLGAHLQRGEDLLSILYTSGTTGQPKGVMLSAHAMAFSAANATAELNMTPQDQFFSYLPLSHAAERFLVEFNSLYCGAPVAFVESLETFASDLRQVRPTVFFSVPRLWTRFQQGVLEKLPAHKLERLLRIPLLGRLVARKVRAGLGLDRARVLVSGAAAISTGLLEWYRRLGMTICEGYGMTEHFAYGCFNRPGQVRFGTVGRPMPHLEVRIDASGEILLRSETLMQGYYREPEKTAETLKDGWLHTGDRCQLDEAGYLHITGRVKDIFKTSKGKYVAPAPIEGEIAKSHWVEQVCLMGSNLDQPLALIELSPAARQQPRELLGQSLAEHLHAVNQRLEAHERVSHFYLVSEAWTVDNGSMTPTMKIRRNVLEALASLSSDEVVVWER; encoded by the coding sequence ATGACCGAACCACTGCAACTGCCGCTGCAACGCTTCAACCACTGGCTGGATCGGCAACCCGATGCCGTCTGGCTGCGTCAGCCGGTCAATGGCGTGTGGCATGACTTCACCTGGCGCCAGGTCGACGAGCAGGCGCGCCGCCTGGCCAGCGCGCTGCTGGCGCTGGGCTGCGTGCCGGGCGAGCGCGTTGCGCTGCTGGCGAAGAACTGCGCCGAATGGTTTATCAGCGACCTGGCGATCCAGCACGCCGGGCTGGTCAGCGTGCCGCTGTATCCGCTGCAGGCGCCAGAACAGATCGCCTATGTGCTGGAGCACGCGGGCTGCAAGGTAATCCTGGTTGGCAAGCTGGATGAGCCGGACAAGCTGGCCACCGGTATCGCGGCGCATATCACCCGCATCGCCATGCCCTATCCGACCATGCCCGCCGAGCATCAATGGCAGGCCTTGCTGGCGACGCATGAGCCGCTGCTCGGCGCGCATCTGCAACGCGGCGAGGATCTGCTGTCGATCCTCTATACCTCCGGCACGACCGGGCAGCCCAAGGGCGTGATGCTCTCGGCCCACGCCATGGCGTTCTCTGCGGCCAACGCCACGGCGGAGTTGAACATGACGCCGCAGGATCAGTTCTTCTCCTACCTGCCGCTGTCGCATGCCGCCGAGCGCTTCCTGGTCGAATTCAACAGCCTCTACTGCGGCGCACCGGTGGCCTTCGTCGAGTCGCTGGAGACCTTCGCCAGCGACCTGCGCCAGGTGCGTCCCACCGTGTTCTTCTCGGTGCCACGGTTGTGGACGCGCTTTCAGCAGGGTGTGCTGGAGAAGTTGCCGGCGCACAAGCTCGAGCGCCTGCTGCGTATCCCGCTGCTGGGGCGGCTGGTGGCGCGCAAGGTGCGGGCGGGGTTGGGGCTGGATCGTGCGCGCGTGCTGGTGTCCGGTGCGGCGGCGATTTCCACCGGGCTGCTGGAGTGGTACCGGCGCCTGGGCATGACCATTTGCGAGGGTTACGGCATGACCGAGCACTTCGCCTACGGTTGTTTCAATCGCCCCGGGCAGGTGCGCTTCGGTACCGTGGGCAGACCGATGCCGCATCTGGAGGTGCGCATCGACGCCAGCGGCGAGATCCTGCTGCGCAGCGAGACGCTGATGCAGGGTTATTACCGTGAGCCGGAGAAGACCGCCGAGACGCTCAAGGATGGCTGGTTGCACACCGGTGACCGCTGCCAGCTGGACGAGGCGGGCTACCTGCATATCACCGGGCGGGTCAAGGACATCTTCAAGACCAGCAAGGGCAAATACGTCGCGCCAGCGCCCATCGAGGGCGAGATCGCCAAGAGTCATTGGGTCGAGCAGGTGTGCCTGATGGGCAGCAACCTGGATCAACCGTTGGCGCTGATCGAGCTGTCGCCAGCCGCCCGCCAGCAACCGCGCGAGTTGCTCGGCCAGTCACTTGCCGAGCATCTGCATGCAGTCAATCAACGGCTGGAGGCGCACGAACGTGTCAGCCATTTCTACCTGGTCAGCGAGGCCTGGACGGTGGATAACGGCAGCATGACGCCGACCATGAAGATCCGCCGCAATGTGCTGGAGGCGCTGGCCAGCCTGTCTAGTGATGAGGTCGTCGTCTGGGAGCGTTAA